The Flexivirga oryzae genome has a segment encoding these proteins:
- the nagB gene encoding glucosamine-6-phosphate deaminase, whose protein sequence is MEVVIVETDREAAVIAADAISRLFRENPSAVLGIATGSSPLGIYDELGRRVTGGELSLADARAFMLDEYVGLPEDHPERYRNVVARDFVAKVDIDRANVHGPDGLAKDVPQACASYEQQIRDAGGIDLQILGLGTDGHIAFNEPGSSLGSRTRIKMLTSQTRSDNARFFDDQVDAVPQHCLTQGLGTISECRHALVVATGRHKAQAVHQVVEGPVTAMWPGSVLQLHPHATIIVDRPAASRLQLASYYEEIQRGKPAWQGL, encoded by the coding sequence ATGGAAGTTGTCATCGTCGAGACCGATCGGGAGGCCGCCGTCATCGCGGCCGACGCGATCAGCCGGCTGTTCCGGGAGAACCCGAGCGCGGTGCTGGGCATCGCCACGGGTTCGAGCCCGCTCGGCATCTACGACGAGTTGGGGCGACGGGTCACCGGTGGCGAACTGTCGCTGGCGGACGCGCGGGCGTTCATGCTGGACGAATACGTCGGACTGCCCGAGGACCACCCCGAGCGGTACCGCAACGTCGTGGCACGGGATTTCGTCGCGAAGGTGGACATCGACCGGGCCAACGTGCACGGACCCGACGGGCTCGCGAAGGACGTGCCGCAGGCGTGCGCGTCGTACGAGCAGCAGATCCGCGACGCCGGCGGCATCGACCTGCAGATCCTGGGCCTGGGCACCGACGGACACATCGCGTTCAACGAACCGGGGTCCTCGCTCGGCTCCCGCACCCGGATCAAGATGCTCACCTCACAGACCCGCTCGGACAACGCGCGCTTCTTCGACGACCAGGTGGACGCGGTGCCCCAGCACTGCCTCACCCAGGGGCTCGGCACCATCAGCGAATGCCGGCACGCCCTCGTGGTGGCGACCGGCCGGCACAAGGCGCAGGCGGTGCACCAGGTGGTCGAGGGCCCGGTGACCGCCATGTGGCCGGGCAGCGTGCTCCAACTGCACCCGCACGCGACGATCATCGTCGACCGTCCGGCCGCGTCCCGGCTGCAACTCGCGTCCTACTACGAGGAGATCCAGCGCGGGAAGCCGGCCTGGCAGGGTCTCTGA
- a CDS encoding S53 family peptidase → MSIELVELPDSFRPALQRTTGAVAPEAEVPATLVLRRRAALPAYDPTAAPLTSAELAAGYGADPADLDAVRAAVTDAGLTVLEEHPASRTVRVSGPASDVARFFGTDLRTLEEPGGGGSRRVREGTLSVPSALRGVVTAVLGLDDRPQAATRHIVANTSAVSSSYTPLDLATVYGMPQADGSGQTIAIIELGGGFGQSDLDTYFNGLGLATPTVTAQGVDGAENVPGQDPQGADGEVLLDIEVAGAIAPKASVVVYFAPNTDAGFLDAITTATHASPTPVAISISWGQSEDQWTAQARTSMDDAFADAVALGITVTVAAGDHGSSDNDTSGGGTHVDFPASSPHALGCGGTSLHASGGTVQSETVWNDGGSGGATGGGVSDVFAVPSWQSTAGVPTAASGKGGRGVPDVAADADPQTGYRVYVDGSATVIGGTSAVAPLWAGLIARIAQVTGKRPGLAQSALYAGATAGQPVAALRDITSGSNGRYSAAAGWDPCTGLGVPSSSTAAAFGG, encoded by the coding sequence ATGAGTATTGAACTGGTCGAGCTGCCCGACAGCTTCCGCCCCGCGCTGCAGCGCACGACCGGTGCCGTGGCACCCGAGGCGGAGGTGCCCGCGACCCTCGTGCTGCGCCGGCGTGCAGCGCTCCCGGCCTACGACCCGACGGCCGCGCCGCTGACCAGCGCCGAACTCGCCGCCGGTTACGGCGCCGACCCGGCCGACCTCGACGCCGTCCGCGCGGCGGTCACCGATGCCGGACTCACCGTGCTGGAGGAGCATCCCGCATCGCGCACGGTGCGTGTCTCCGGCCCCGCCTCCGACGTCGCCCGGTTCTTCGGCACCGACCTGCGCACGCTGGAGGAGCCCGGGGGCGGCGGTTCGCGGCGGGTGCGCGAAGGGACCCTGTCGGTGCCTTCGGCGTTGCGCGGCGTCGTGACTGCGGTGCTCGGCCTCGACGACCGCCCCCAGGCAGCCACGCGGCACATCGTGGCCAACACGTCGGCGGTGAGCTCGTCATACACGCCGCTCGACCTGGCCACCGTCTATGGCATGCCGCAGGCGGACGGTTCCGGGCAGACGATCGCGATCATCGAGCTCGGCGGCGGTTTCGGGCAGTCCGACCTGGACACCTACTTCAACGGTCTCGGGCTGGCGACGCCGACGGTGACGGCCCAGGGCGTCGACGGCGCGGAGAACGTCCCCGGCCAGGATCCGCAGGGGGCTGACGGTGAGGTGCTGCTCGACATCGAGGTCGCCGGCGCGATCGCTCCCAAGGCGTCCGTCGTCGTCTACTTCGCGCCGAACACCGACGCCGGTTTCCTGGACGCCATCACCACCGCGACCCATGCGTCTCCGACACCGGTCGCGATCAGCATCTCGTGGGGTCAGAGCGAGGACCAGTGGACCGCGCAGGCGCGCACCTCGATGGACGACGCGTTCGCCGATGCGGTCGCTCTCGGCATCACCGTGACGGTCGCGGCCGGCGACCACGGCAGCAGCGACAACGACACCAGCGGGGGCGGCACACACGTCGACTTCCCGGCGTCGAGCCCCCATGCGCTCGGCTGCGGTGGCACCTCGCTGCACGCCTCCGGAGGCACGGTACAGAGCGAAACCGTCTGGAACGACGGCGGATCCGGTGGCGCGACCGGCGGTGGCGTGAGTGACGTCTTCGCCGTCCCGTCATGGCAGTCGACGGCCGGTGTTCCGACCGCGGCGAGCGGCAAGGGGGGCCGTGGGGTGCCCGACGTGGCGGCCGACGCCGATCCCCAGACCGGTTACCGGGTCTACGTCGACGGCTCCGCCACGGTGATCGGCGGCACGTCCGCGGTCGCCCCGTTGTGGGCCGGGCTGATCGCTCGCATCGCGCAGGTCACCGGCAAACGGCCCGGGCTCGCCCAATCTGCCCTGTATGCCGGTGCGACTGCCGGCCAGCCGGTCGCCGCGCTGCGTGACATCACCTCGGGCAGCAACGGTCGCTACTCCGCCGCAGCGGGCTGGGACCCGTGCACCGGCTTGGGCGTGCCGTCCTCGTCGACCGCCGCGGCGTTCGGCGGGTGA
- a CDS encoding DUF4158 domain-containing protein, with translation MRMEWSPEELVGSWTLVEEDWRLIGNKSGATRLGFAALLKFVELEAAFPTAAAELPAAALEYLAEQVQVDPAALARYEWVGRAIKYHRAQVREAFGFREFTRADEEPLAAWLAEQVCPVEQRDEQLREALLVRCRELQIEPPGRVDRIIGAARATFETAFCEQTVTRLGAECAHRLDALISPGESGLLAELKADPGQVGLETLLREVDKLAVVTALGLPVDLFTDASER, from the coding sequence ATGCGGATGGAGTGGTCGCCGGAGGAGCTCGTCGGGTCGTGGACGCTGGTGGAGGAGGACTGGCGGCTGATCGGCAACAAGTCCGGCGCCACCAGGCTTGGTTTCGCAGCGCTACTGAAGTTCGTCGAGCTTGAGGCAGCGTTCCCAACAGCCGCGGCGGAGCTGCCCGCTGCAGCCTTGGAGTATCTGGCCGAGCAGGTTCAGGTCGACCCGGCCGCGCTGGCGAGGTACGAGTGGGTCGGTCGGGCCATCAAGTATCACCGCGCACAGGTGCGGGAGGCCTTCGGATTCCGTGAGTTCACTCGTGCCGACGAAGAGCCTCTCGCGGCGTGGCTTGCTGAGCAGGTGTGTCCGGTCGAGCAACGCGATGAACAGCTGCGGGAGGCCCTGCTGGTCCGCTGCCGTGAGCTGCAGATCGAGCCGCCGGGTCGCGTGGATCGGATCATCGGCGCCGCCCGCGCCACCTTCGAGACGGCGTTCTGCGAGCAGACCGTCACTCGACTGGGTGCGGAATGCGCGCACCGGTTGGATGCCTTGATTTCGCCAGGTGAGTCGGGGCTGCTCGCCGAGTTGAAAGCCGACCCGGGACAGGTCGGGTTGGAGACATTGCTGCGAGAAGTCGACAAGCTGGCCGTGGTCACGGCGTTGGGTTTGCCGGTGGATCTGTTCACCGACGCCTCCGAGCGGTAG